A window of the bacterium genome harbors these coding sequences:
- a CDS encoding response regulator, whose amino-acid sequence MARILIVDDDVDIIEASRVMLEMAGHQVEAAYSYKEGLDAALKLKPDLMILDVMMDEPDDGFALAQALRGRGITTPIIMLTSVSRVTGMHFGVDDDLLPVNDFVQKPVDPAVLQEKVRALLA is encoded by the coding sequence ATGGCACGCATCCTGATCGTGGACGACGATGTCGATATCATCGAGGCCAGTCGCGTCATGCTGGAGATGGCCGGACACCAGGTGGAGGCAGCCTACAGCTACAAGGAGGGCCTCGACGCCGCCCTCAAGCTCAAGCCCGATCTCATGATCCTGGACGTGATGATGGACGAGCCGGACGACGGTTTCGCGCTGGCCCAGGCCCTGCGCGGTCGGGGCATCACCACGCCGATCATCATGCTGACCAGCGTCAGCCGCGTCACGGGCATGCACTTCGGCGTGGACGACGACCTGCTTCCCGTCAACGATTTCGTGCAGAAGCCGGTGGATCCGGCCGTGCTGCAGGAGAAAGTGCGCGCCCTCCTGGCTTGA
- a CDS encoding DEAD/DEAH box helicase, giving the protein MSDQHVPATPEVESQPASAPHPLFTFEELPPRYRERVTALGWAEPMEVQARAIPLIRAGQDLITQSHTGSGKTGAFLLPLLLELDESLAECQALILVPTRELAIQVHAELLRLTEGTPVRHALLYGGVAYGKQLKDLENKAQIVIGTPGRVLDHLDRGTFTAGHVRYLVLDEADEMLSMGFYPAMRKVRRWLPQKRRSLMFSATMPRAVLNLSKEFLHHPEFLSLSGDNVGVETLTHEYYTVDPMDKDRALVRILEMENPANALIFCNRKSEVEYLFQFLQNAGYDVDRISGDLTQTAREKVMGLIRQHKVRFLIATDVAARGIDIQDLDIVFQYDVPQDLEIYVHRAGRTARAGKSGRCITLVTYRDELPLREIQGKFHIPLQKKELPNLEQVSQRVCERTTVLLEEQLRDAGSVMNERIDRFTPLAEELAQSDEGRRLLALLLDDFYHHTLHLPPKLPEEKLRFEDIPDAPGRPRHRERDEPRGRPDRPRRSPATESRAVNASSDQPAPEQVTADGEGAPPAGNGSERPRRPRRRRGRGRSGEAESSSASAPAAPAGEA; this is encoded by the coding sequence ATGTCCGACCAACACGTCCCGGCCACGCCGGAAGTCGAATCCCAGCCCGCGAGCGCCCCACATCCACTATTCACCTTCGAGGAGCTGCCCCCCCGCTACCGGGAAAGGGTGACCGCCCTGGGCTGGGCGGAACCCATGGAGGTGCAGGCCCGGGCCATTCCCCTCATCCGCGCCGGCCAGGATCTCATCACCCAGAGCCACACCGGCAGCGGCAAGACAGGCGCTTTCCTGCTGCCCCTGCTGCTGGAGCTGGACGAGTCCCTGGCCGAATGCCAGGCCCTTATCCTGGTCCCCACCCGCGAGCTGGCCATCCAGGTCCACGCCGAGCTGCTGCGCCTGACCGAGGGCACCCCGGTGCGCCATGCCCTGCTCTACGGCGGCGTGGCCTACGGCAAGCAGCTCAAGGATCTGGAGAACAAGGCGCAGATCGTCATTGGCACGCCGGGCCGCGTGCTGGACCACCTGGACCGCGGCACCTTCACTGCCGGCCACGTGCGCTACCTGGTGCTGGACGAGGCCGACGAGATGCTCTCCATGGGCTTCTACCCGGCCATGCGCAAGGTGCGCCGCTGGCTTCCCCAGAAGCGCCGCAGCCTCATGTTCAGCGCCACCATGCCCCGCGCCGTGCTCAACCTCTCCAAGGAGTTCCTCCACCACCCCGAGTTCCTCTCCCTGAGCGGCGACAATGTGGGCGTGGAGACCCTCACCCACGAGTACTACACGGTGGATCCCATGGACAAGGACCGCGCCCTGGTGCGCATCCTTGAGATGGAGAACCCGGCCAACGCCCTCATCTTCTGCAATCGCAAATCGGAGGTGGAGTACCTCTTCCAGTTCCTCCAGAACGCCGGCTACGATGTGGACCGCATCAGCGGCGACCTGACCCAGACGGCGCGGGAGAAGGTGATGGGGCTCATCCGCCAGCACAAGGTGCGCTTCCTCATCGCCACCGACGTGGCCGCCCGCGGGATCGACATCCAGGACCTGGACATCGTCTTCCAGTATGACGTGCCGCAGGATCTGGAGATCTACGTGCACCGGGCGGGCCGCACGGCGCGCGCCGGCAAGAGCGGCCGCTGCATCACGCTGGTCACCTACCGCGACGAGCTGCCCCTGCGCGAGATCCAGGGCAAGTTCCACATCCCGCTGCAGAAAAAGGAACTGCCCAATCTGGAGCAGGTCAGCCAGCGCGTCTGCGAGCGCACCACCGTCCTGCTCGAGGAGCAGCTGCGCGACGCCGGCAGCGTGATGAACGAGCGCATCGACCGCTTCACGCCCCTGGCCGAGGAGCTGGCCCAGAGCGATGAGGGGCGCCGACTGCTGGCCCTTCTCCTCGACGACTTCTACCACCACACCCTTCATCTTCCCCCCAAGTTGCCTGAGGAGAAACTGCGCTTCGAGGACATCCCGGACGCTCCCGGCCGGCCGCGGCACCGCGAGCGGGACGAGCCGCGGGGACGGCCCGACCGTCCACGTCGTTCGCCTGCAACTGAATCGCGCGCCGTAAATGCTTCCAGCGATCAACCTGCTCCAGAGCAGGTGACAGCCGACGGAGAGGGCGCACCGCCTGCGGGGAACGGGAGCGAGCGCCCCCGGCGACCCCGGCGCCGGCGCGGCCGCGGGCGAAGCGGTGAGGCCGAGTCGTCTTCAGCCTCGGCACCGGCGGCTCCCGCGGGCGAGGCCTGA